One segment of Triticum aestivum cultivar Chinese Spring chromosome 2A, IWGSC CS RefSeq v2.1, whole genome shotgun sequence DNA contains the following:
- the LOC123187039 gene encoding nicotianamine synthase-like 5 protein gives MEAENSEVAALVEKITGFHAAISKLPSLSPSPQVDALFTELVAACVPSSPVDVTKLGPEAQEMRQDLIRLCSTAEGLLEAHYSDMLTALDSPLDHLGRFPYFDNYINLSKLENDLLAGHMAAPARVAFIGSGPLPFSSLFLATYHLPDTRFDNYDRCSVANGRAMKLVGAADVDVRSRMPFHTAEVADLTSELGAYDVVFLAALVGMTSEEKANTIAHLGKHMADGAVLVARSAHGARAFLYPVVELDDIGRGGFQVLAVHHPAGDEVFNSFIVAQKVKI, from the coding sequence ATGGAGGCCGAAAACAGCGAGGTGGCTGCTCTGGTCGAGAAGATCACCGGCTTCCACGCCGCCATCTCCAAGCTCCCGTCGCTAAGCCCGTCCCCTCAAGTCGACGCGCTCTTCACCGAGCTGGTCGCGGCGTGCGTCCCGTCGAGCCCGGTGGACGTGACCAAGCTCGGCCCGGAGGCGCAGGAGATGCGGCAGGACCTCATCCGCCTGTGCTCAACCGCCGAGGGGCTGCTCGAGGCGCACTACTCCGACATGCTCACCGCCTTGGACAGCCCGCTCGACCACCTCGGCCGCTTCCCTTACTTTGACAACTACATCAACCTGAGCAAGCTCGAGAACGACCTTCTGGCCGGTCACATGGCGGCTCCGGCCCGCGTGGCGTTCATCGGGTCAGGGCCGCTGCCGTTCAGCTCGCTCTTCCTCGCGACATACCACCTGCCGGACACCCGCTTCGACAACTACGACCGGTGCAGCGTGGCCAATGGCCGGGCGATGAAGCTGGTCGGCGCGGCGGATGTGGACGTGCGCTCGCGCATGCCGTTCCACACGGCCGAAGTCGCGGACCTCACGTCTGAGCTCGGCGCGTACGACGTGGTTTTCCTGGCGGCGCTCGTGGGGATGACGTCCGAGGAGAAGGCCAACACCATCGCGCACTTGGGGAAGCACATGGCAGATGGGGCGGTGCTCGTCGCGCGAAGCGCGCACGGGGCGCGAGCGTTCCTCTATCCTGTAGTGGAGCTGGACGATATCGGGCGTGGCGGGTTCCAAGTGCTGGCCGTGCACCACCCTGCAGGTGATGAGGTGTTCAACTCattcattgttgcacagaaggtgAAGATATGA